The following coding sequences lie in one Kamptonema formosum PCC 6407 genomic window:
- a CDS encoding cation:proton antiporter, protein MLASALWILLMGFFAGQIARCLGAPPLIGMILVGIVLGPQVSDVLSPEVLKSADNLRIVAVTIILMKAGLGLDREKLAQQGTVALRLGVLPAAIEAIAIAFAAILIFKFDFPTGLLLGCVIGAESPAVIVPGMLRLKSLGWGVTKGIPDAILTGSALSDVLLLLVFSLLLSFFDRGKVENIIFPGGFSLSAVQLLPFQVAIEVGFGVLIGYIAARLTVSLLTQQNWTQNAVQDVLIAASIALLLVIFEQAFPYSGYLAAMAMGFFLIELDPPLARRLRGGFDSLWIVAEIVLFVLLGASIQLQVLGKTFLPGLFVLAIGLFIGRTIGWYFSTLGSNWNWRERLFLLPGNMAKATVQAAIGGIPLSMGIEGGEIILAVAVLSILITAPIGAWGIPMFAPKLLERGEIDPTKVTVVTCNIILAAVDTSPFSTEVLLKAASLARRVDGEVIVLHIINIVEKEAVEQLRDRTQKLLADIRHQFITITGSVPEEIMRVAEQYQVTDIVMGKRGYQPWEKVLVGSVSQAVIENSSIPVILVEERQI, encoded by the coding sequence ATGTTAGCTAGTGCGCTATGGATTTTATTGATGGGCTTTTTTGCGGGTCAAATTGCCCGTTGCTTAGGTGCTCCGCCTCTGATTGGAATGATTTTGGTAGGGATAGTTTTAGGGCCACAAGTTAGCGATGTCCTGAGTCCTGAAGTGCTGAAATCGGCGGATAATCTACGAATTGTGGCAGTGACGATCATCCTGATGAAAGCGGGATTAGGATTAGATCGAGAAAAGCTGGCACAGCAGGGAACTGTGGCGCTGCGGTTAGGAGTTTTACCAGCAGCAATTGAGGCAATTGCGATCGCATTCGCTGCGATACTAATTTTTAAATTCGACTTTCCCACAGGCTTACTTTTAGGTTGTGTAATTGGTGCAGAATCACCCGCTGTAATTGTCCCTGGAATGCTACGACTAAAAAGTTTAGGCTGGGGTGTCACCAAAGGAATTCCCGATGCCATTCTTACGGGTAGCGCCCTATCTGATGTTTTATTACTGTTAGTCTTTAGCTTACTTTTAAGTTTCTTCGATCGGGGAAAAGTTGAAAATATTATCTTCCCTGGAGGATTTAGCCTAAGCGCAGTTCAATTGCTCCCCTTTCAGGTAGCAATAGAAGTAGGATTTGGGGTCTTAATTGGTTACATTGCTGCTCGTTTAACTGTATCTCTACTAACTCAACAAAACTGGACGCAAAACGCCGTACAAGATGTATTAATTGCCGCCAGTATTGCGCTTCTATTAGTAATTTTTGAGCAAGCTTTCCCCTACTCTGGCTATTTGGCAGCAATGGCAATGGGCTTTTTTTTGATTGAACTCGACCCACCTTTAGCTAGACGACTACGCGGTGGATTTGACAGCTTATGGATTGTCGCTGAGATTGTTTTATTTGTCTTATTGGGAGCCAGTATTCAACTTCAGGTATTAGGGAAGACTTTTTTGCCGGGGCTTTTTGTATTGGCAATTGGCTTGTTCATTGGTCGCACTATAGGTTGGTATTTCTCGACCTTGGGTAGTAATTGGAATTGGCGAGAAAGACTATTTTTGCTACCCGGAAATATGGCAAAAGCCACCGTTCAAGCTGCCATTGGTGGTATTCCTCTATCTATGGGAATTGAAGGAGGAGAAATTATCTTAGCCGTTGCTGTTCTCTCAATTTTGATAACAGCACCGATAGGCGCTTGGGGAATTCCCATGTTTGCCCCAAAATTGTTAGAACGGGGAGAAATCGATCCGACAAAAGTAACAGTAGTAACTTGTAATATAATATTAGCAGCAGTCGATACTTCTCCCTTTTCTACAGAGGTTTTACTCAAAGCAGCAAGCCTAGCACGTCGTGTTGATGGTGAAGTAATTGTATTACACATCATTAATATTGTAGAAAAAGAGGCTGTAGAACAACTGCGCGATCGCACTCAAAAATTACTGGCAGATATTCGCCATCAATTCATTACCATTACTGGCTCAGTTCCAGAGGAAATTATGCGCGTCGCAGAACAGTATCAAGTGACAGATATTGTGATGGGAAAACGGGGATATCAACCTTGGGAAAAGGTATTAGTTGGTTCCGTATCGCAAGCAGTGATAGAAAATAGTTCTATTCCCGTAATTTTGGTAGAAGAGCGCCAAATTTAA